A window of the Dongshaea marina genome harbors these coding sequences:
- a CDS encoding HupE/UreJ family protein, with translation MRLAILLLSLVCSSALAHPFVSDYGFLQQTAAGRYHLTLDLPVTAGAHALPSLKGSPGVTIAPESRTLSEDGFGEDHWRYEILSHSDSPELTLSFLGKENAQLILSKQNLKGESSIELLNAQHERIRLQADGSPWQTAVTFLGKGMWHVLSGTDHLLFILGIFLLSPSLRELLSKVTLFTLAHSITLSLAVLGFVTIPAPPVEAGIALSILYVCFELSQRRNKSAGHVKWVIFSFGLLHGLGFSSALTAGDLPQASIPLILGMFNLGVEAGQLLFISAMGGVLTLLRHLRPLWFNTAERGLVVFMGCSAAFWFFQRLPPIFF, from the coding sequence ATGAGGCTCGCCATCCTCCTGTTATCACTGGTGTGCTCGAGTGCACTGGCCCATCCCTTTGTCAGCGATTACGGCTTTTTACAGCAGACGGCAGCGGGTCGATACCATCTAACCCTGGATCTCCCCGTTACCGCTGGTGCCCATGCACTTCCGAGTCTCAAAGGGTCCCCTGGTGTCACAATTGCTCCTGAGTCCCGAACCCTGAGTGAGGATGGCTTCGGTGAAGATCACTGGCGCTATGAGATCCTAAGTCACAGCGACTCCCCCGAGCTGACATTGAGCTTTCTCGGTAAAGAGAATGCACAGCTCATCCTCAGCAAACAAAACCTAAAGGGAGAGAGCAGCATTGAGCTCCTCAATGCTCAGCATGAGCGGATCCGCTTACAAGCCGATGGCTCCCCCTGGCAAACCGCTGTGACCTTTCTTGGTAAGGGGATGTGGCATGTATTAAGTGGTACCGATCATCTGCTATTTATCCTGGGGATCTTTTTACTGAGCCCTTCGCTCAGAGAGCTTCTGTCCAAGGTCACCCTGTTTACCCTGGCACATAGCATCACGCTGTCTCTGGCGGTCCTTGGCTTTGTAACTATCCCTGCCCCTCCGGTTGAAGCAGGGATTGCCCTGAGTATTCTCTATGTCTGCTTCGAGCTCAGCCAAAGACGCAATAAAAGTGCCGGCCATGTCAAATGGGTGATCTTTAGCTTCGGCCTGCTACATGGCCTTGGTTTTTCATCGGCACTGACCGCAGGCGATCTGCCTCAGGCTTCGATTCCGCTTATTCTTGGAATGTTTAACCTTGGAGTCGAAGCCGGGCAGCTGCTGTTTATCTCAGCGATGGGAGGAGTGCTCACCCTGCTGCGCCACCTAAGGCCTTTGTGGTTCAACACGGCAGAGCGGGGGCTTGTCGTCTTCATGGGGTGTAGCGCTGCATTCTGGTTTTTCCAGCGGTTACCCCCCATCTTCTTCTGA
- a CDS encoding ABC transporter permease codes for MRTLYNQPSSRLLPSQWDLFALLLIFSVLIALCWAGSNLAGPFSIGEQIPISLSPWALPQYALETVLRMFIALALSFVFSFIVGVIAAKSERAGKLIIPIIDILQSVPILGYLSILIIFFVSLFPGSLLGPQCAAIFAVFTSQVWNMTLSFYQSLRTVPKELREAAEMYQLSGWQKFWKMEVPFSMPGLLWNAMMSMSGGWFFVVASEAISVGNREVMLPGIGSYIQQAINMSDVPAMGYAIIAMLAVIVLYDQLLFRPLVTWSEKFVVSDLPSEGSSSWFLTLLKRAHWMQAFSGLCARQANALVNLEWLKQKEYRKPEHRMADLEYGSLNKGLWYACLLAMAVVFVYFTWGFIYQGQDIGLSETLHVLLLGLYTAIRVFVLILICSLIWLPVGIWVGLRPRLAQKIQPIAQILAAFPANLFFPLFIILIIHFNLNVEIWCAPLMVLGTQWYILFNVIAGASAIPQELKLAAQNMQVRGLSKWFKYLIPAVFPFYITGAIAAAGGSWNASIVAEVMIWGSHKLVATGLGAYIAENTTAGNLPKIALGVLVMCIWVTAFNRIFWRRLYRYAETRFRY; via the coding sequence ATGCGTACTCTATATAATCAACCCTCGAGCAGACTGCTTCCCAGCCAGTGGGATCTGTTTGCCCTGTTACTGATCTTCAGCGTGCTGATCGCCCTGTGCTGGGCGGGCTCAAACCTTGCTGGTCCCTTTTCGATCGGCGAGCAGATCCCAATATCCCTGAGCCCCTGGGCTCTGCCCCAGTACGCTCTGGAGACTGTGTTGCGGATGTTTATCGCGCTGGCGCTCTCCTTTGTGTTCAGCTTTATCGTCGGTGTCATCGCCGCCAAGAGTGAGCGCGCTGGCAAGCTGATCATTCCGATCATCGATATCCTGCAGTCGGTGCCGATTCTGGGCTATCTGTCGATTCTGATCATCTTCTTTGTGTCGCTGTTTCCGGGCTCCCTGCTGGGCCCTCAGTGTGCTGCGATCTTCGCGGTTTTCACCTCTCAGGTGTGGAACATGACCCTGAGCTTTTACCAGTCGCTGCGTACCGTGCCCAAAGAGCTTCGGGAAGCGGCCGAGATGTACCAACTCTCAGGCTGGCAAAAGTTCTGGAAGATGGAGGTCCCCTTCTCTATGCCGGGCCTTTTGTGGAACGCCATGATGTCGATGTCCGGAGGCTGGTTTTTTGTGGTCGCCTCTGAGGCGATCTCGGTTGGTAACCGTGAAGTGATGCTGCCCGGGATCGGCTCCTATATTCAGCAGGCGATCAACATGAGTGATGTGCCGGCGATGGGCTACGCGATTATTGCCATGCTGGCGGTCATCGTACTCTATGATCAGTTGCTGTTTCGCCCGCTGGTGACCTGGTCAGAGAAATTCGTGGTCTCGGATCTTCCCTCAGAAGGCTCCAGCTCCTGGTTTCTCACCCTGCTCAAGCGCGCCCACTGGATGCAGGCATTCTCAGGTCTTTGTGCCCGTCAGGCCAATGCCCTGGTGAATCTTGAGTGGCTTAAGCAAAAAGAGTATCGCAAACCCGAGCACCGGATGGCGGATCTCGAATATGGAAGCCTCAACAAGGGTCTGTGGTACGCCTGTTTGCTGGCGATGGCAGTGGTTTTTGTCTACTTCACCTGGGGCTTTATCTACCAGGGACAGGATATAGGGCTCAGCGAGACCCTGCATGTTCTGCTGCTGGGGCTCTATACCGCGATTCGGGTGTTTGTGTTGATCCTGATCTGCTCACTGATCTGGCTGCCGGTTGGGATCTGGGTTGGCCTGCGCCCGCGGCTTGCGCAAAAGATCCAACCGATCGCCCAGATCCTGGCTGCCTTCCCGGCCAACCTGTTCTTTCCACTGTTTATCATCCTGATCATCCATTTCAACCTGAATGTTGAGATCTGGTGTGCTCCTCTGATGGTTTTAGGGACCCAGTGGTACATACTGTTTAATGTGATTGCCGGTGCCTCTGCGATTCCGCAGGAGCTTAAACTTGCCGCACAAAATATGCAGGTCCGGGGCCTGAGCAAGTGGTTCAAGTACCTGATCCCGGCGGTCTTTCCCTTCTATATTACCGGCGCCATCGCAGCGGCGGGTGGCTCCTGGAACGCCAGTATTGTAGCCGAGGTGATGATCTGGGGCAGCCACAAGCTGGTTGCAACCGGGCTGGGTGCCTATATCGCGGAAAACACCACGGCCGGCAACCTGCCGAAGATCGCCCTCGGGGTACTGGTAATGTGTATCTGGGTCACCGCCTTCAACCGTATCTTCTGGCGACGCCTTTATCGCTACGCTGAAACTCGTTTTCGTTATTAA
- a CDS encoding ABC transporter ATP-binding protein, with translation MSNNIVVDVQQISKAFKKPDKQELLVLENVNFTMKEGEIVALLGKSGSGKSTLLRIIAGLTAPSSGEVLYRNQPVRSPVSDISMVFQSFALMPWLTVLQNVELGLEARKMPRAERRRLALEAIDMIGLDGFENAFPRELSGGMRQRVGFARALVLKPDLLLMDEPFSALDVLTSENLRDDLLELWQKNSDMKGILYVTHNIEEAVLTADRIIIFGSNPGFIRGELAVNLPHPRNSQDPAVTDLIDEVYRMMTTAETNELRERMNRRKALTIAYRLPDADIEELTGLLAEALDIQQQGTALDLPELADYIRLDVDDLFPILEILSVLGLAQVSDGDITMTKLGQQFVEAEITERKVMFSKLLVNNIPLARHVIRVLRERPNHKVHEARFLTELEDHFSDDEAKRVFETFIEWARYAEIIEYDATSGILMLDETNA, from the coding sequence ATGTCAAATAACATCGTTGTTGATGTCCAACAGATCTCAAAGGCATTTAAAAAACCAGACAAGCAAGAGCTGCTGGTTCTTGAGAATGTAAATTTCACCATGAAGGAGGGTGAGATCGTCGCCCTGCTCGGTAAGTCCGGCTCAGGAAAATCAACACTGCTCAGGATCATTGCGGGTTTAACCGCACCCAGCAGCGGTGAAGTCCTCTACCGAAATCAGCCGGTGCGTAGCCCGGTTTCCGATATCTCTATGGTGTTCCAGAGCTTTGCCCTGATGCCCTGGCTCACCGTCCTGCAAAATGTGGAGCTGGGCCTGGAGGCACGTAAAATGCCACGGGCTGAACGTCGACGCCTGGCCCTGGAAGCGATCGATATGATAGGTCTGGATGGCTTTGAAAACGCCTTTCCCAGAGAGCTATCGGGCGGGATGCGCCAACGGGTCGGCTTTGCCCGGGCCCTGGTGCTCAAGCCGGATCTGCTGCTGATGGATGAGCCTTTTTCGGCGCTGGATGTGCTGACCTCAGAAAACCTGCGGGATGATCTCTTAGAGCTGTGGCAGAAAAACAGTGATATGAAAGGGATCCTCTATGTGACCCATAATATCGAAGAGGCGGTGCTGACCGCCGATCGCATCATCATCTTTGGTAGCAATCCAGGCTTTATTCGTGGCGAGCTGGCGGTCAACCTCCCCCATCCACGCAACAGTCAGGATCCGGCTGTCACGGATCTGATTGATGAGGTCTACCGGATGATGACCACAGCAGAGACCAATGAGCTGCGTGAGCGAATGAATCGGCGCAAGGCGCTCACCATCGCTTACCGCCTGCCCGATGCCGACATCGAAGAGCTGACCGGTCTTTTGGCCGAGGCCCTGGATATCCAGCAGCAGGGCACCGCCCTGGATCTGCCTGAGCTTGCCGACTATATCCGGCTAGATGTCGACGACCTGTTCCCGATCCTTGAGATCTTGTCGGTCCTTGGCCTGGCACAGGTTTCCGACGGTGATATCACCATGACCAAGCTGGGCCAACAATTTGTTGAGGCCGAGATCACCGAGCGTAAGGTGATGTTCTCAAAACTGCTGGTCAATAATATCCCGCTGGCCCGCCATGTGATCCGGGTTCTCAGAGAGCGCCCCAACCACAAGGTCCATGAGGCGCGCTTCTTAACCGAGCTCGAAGATCATTTCAGTGATGATGAAGCCAAACGGGTATTTGAAACCTTTATCGAGTGGGCTCGTTATGCCGAAATCATTGAGTATGACGCCACCAGCGGCATCCTGATGCTGGATGAAACCAACGCCTAA
- a CDS encoding aminotransferase class IV, with protein MRQEAVSDYFVVNGELCSTQHSEIFESLSQDSLYEVVKLVNGKPLFFEEHMQRFRASAASYLLIIPHSDEEISLEIARLSKQNQQLQINCKLLYCHQPDQDIFLTYMVPSEYPSPDSYTHGIHTILFSGVRENPNIKTLKGSFRYRVKSAREEANAYEALLTDGEGCISEGSRSNIFFVKKGMIYTPPAQTVLMGITRKHVMAICQQQGLKVVETRLHRDELAELDGAFLTGTTVDVLPVASIDGLQLDSMNCPEIRMIIEQYTQQMQSYLDNPGP; from the coding sequence ATGAGACAGGAAGCTGTATCCGACTATTTTGTTGTCAATGGTGAACTGTGCTCTACCCAACACAGTGAGATCTTTGAGAGCCTCAGTCAGGACTCTTTGTATGAGGTGGTTAAGCTGGTCAATGGCAAACCTCTGTTTTTTGAAGAGCATATGCAGCGCTTTCGCGCCTCTGCGGCAAGTTATCTGCTGATCATCCCCCACAGTGATGAAGAGATCTCCCTGGAGATCGCCCGCCTGAGTAAGCAAAACCAGCAGCTGCAGATCAACTGCAAGCTCCTGTACTGCCACCAGCCAGACCAGGATATTTTTCTCACCTATATGGTACCCAGCGAATACCCATCACCTGACTCCTATACCCATGGTATTCACACCATTTTATTTAGTGGCGTCCGGGAAAATCCCAACATCAAGACCCTCAAGGGCTCATTTCGCTACCGGGTAAAGTCCGCCCGGGAGGAGGCCAATGCTTATGAAGCACTCCTCACGGATGGAGAGGGCTGCATCAGTGAAGGGAGTCGCTCCAATATCTTCTTTGTCAAAAAAGGGATGATCTATACCCCCCCGGCACAAACCGTGCTGATGGGGATCACCCGTAAGCATGTGATGGCTATCTGCCAACAGCAGGGACTGAAAGTTGTAGAAACAAGACTACACAGGGATGAGTTGGCAGAGCTTGATGGGGCATTTCTAACCGGTACCACGGTTGATGTACTTCCTGTGGCCTCTATCGATGGGCTGCAGCTTGACTCCATGAACTGCCCCGAGATCAGGATGATCATTGAGCAATACACGCAGCAGATGCAAAGCTACCTCGATAACCCCGGGCCATGA
- a CDS encoding class I SAM-dependent methyltransferase encodes MNDLDLLVKLHVTQERQGPGGPEETRLAARLTGLSQTEPLMIADIGCGTGASTLELARHFNGSILAVDFLPEFIEELKARASKQEVGDKIHTSVGNMEALVFDEGAFDLIWSEGAVYNIGFEKGIREWRKYLKPGGRLVVSELSWLTAERPDEITQHWEREYPQVAMPSQKIAQLEAHGYRLLGYFPLSQDCWMERYYQPLKARFESFTLDNPDRADAVKSIVEENLLEIDLYERFKEFVSYGFYIAEKL; translated from the coding sequence ATGAATGATCTCGATCTACTGGTAAAACTTCATGTGACCCAGGAGCGTCAGGGGCCTGGTGGTCCGGAAGAGACACGGCTTGCAGCTCGGCTGACGGGGTTGAGTCAAACCGAACCCCTGATGATTGCCGATATCGGCTGTGGCACCGGTGCATCAACTCTTGAGCTGGCGAGGCATTTTAACGGCTCGATTCTTGCGGTCGATTTTCTTCCGGAATTTATTGAGGAGCTTAAGGCGCGCGCCAGCAAGCAGGAAGTCGGGGATAAGATCCATACCAGTGTCGGTAATATGGAGGCTCTTGTCTTTGATGAGGGAGCTTTTGATCTGATCTGGTCTGAGGGAGCTGTCTATAACATCGGGTTTGAAAAAGGGATCCGTGAGTGGCGCAAATACCTCAAACCGGGAGGGCGGCTGGTGGTGTCAGAACTTAGCTGGCTTACCGCTGAGCGCCCCGATGAAATTACCCAACATTGGGAGCGGGAATACCCACAGGTGGCAATGCCCTCACAGAAAATTGCTCAGCTCGAGGCTCATGGCTATAGGCTCCTTGGCTACTTCCCCCTCAGCCAGGATTGTTGGATGGAGCGTTATTACCAACCCCTGAAGGCACGTTTTGAGAGCTTTACTCTGGATAACCCGGATAGGGCCGACGCTGTTAAATCAATCGTGGAGGAGAACCTGCTTGAAATTGACCTCTATGAGAGATTCAAAGAGTTTGTCAGTTACGGGTTCTATATCGCTGAAAAGCTCTGA
- a CDS encoding glycosyltransferase family 4 protein, which translates to MRILHLLAQRPGRTGSGVFLTELLRAGATRGYQQAVLAGIPSSQTHSEIDILDEQNFFPVYFESEALPFPVVGMSDVMPYPSTRYRDLGEGQYQQYRRAFSLGLQQAVEQFQPDLIVSHHLWLLTALAKELFPEIPVLGQCHGTCLRQAELTPRFIPYVRQHLQQCEQLFALNPVQRERIIELFEVAPERVHVCGSGYDPLQFYPSTEPRQALDKLRAVYIGKLSQAKGVPSLLKALEASSLDPETFELTLIGNGTGVEGEGIKQSFNQMRHTPNYLGVVEQSVLVKTLQQADIFILPSFYEGLPLVVVEALACGARVVVTELPGLRDYLGEQATEQGLVSFVPLPEMDGVDTPKADALPGFEFELARAIEKMVAVHQARGRPGADQLELLLEDKSWQGLWQRMESYFPEVALPERAP; encoded by the coding sequence GTGCGTATTTTACATCTGCTGGCCCAACGGCCGGGACGAACCGGTAGCGGCGTTTTTTTGACCGAGCTCTTAAGAGCGGGAGCGACCCGTGGGTATCAACAGGCGGTGCTGGCCGGGATCCCATCATCCCAGACACACTCTGAAATCGATATCCTGGATGAGCAGAATTTTTTCCCCGTCTACTTTGAGAGTGAGGCGTTGCCCTTTCCCGTGGTTGGGATGAGTGATGTGATGCCCTATCCCAGCACCCGCTACCGGGATCTGGGGGAGGGACAGTACCAGCAATATCGCCGCGCCTTTAGCCTGGGATTGCAGCAGGCGGTTGAACAGTTTCAACCCGATCTGATTGTCAGTCATCACTTGTGGCTTCTCACTGCACTGGCCAAGGAGCTATTTCCTGAAATACCAGTATTGGGACAGTGTCATGGCACCTGCCTGCGCCAGGCTGAACTGACCCCACGTTTCATTCCCTATGTCCGCCAGCACCTACAGCAGTGTGAACAGTTGTTTGCCCTGAATCCGGTGCAAAGAGAGCGGATCATTGAGCTATTTGAGGTTGCTCCTGAACGGGTGCATGTTTGTGGCAGTGGTTATGATCCCCTGCAATTTTATCCTTCAACTGAGCCTCGCCAAGCATTGGATAAACTAAGGGCTGTCTATATCGGTAAGCTGAGTCAGGCCAAAGGGGTCCCCTCGCTGCTAAAAGCCCTGGAGGCCTCAAGTCTTGATCCTGAAACATTCGAGTTAACCCTGATTGGCAATGGCACCGGGGTTGAGGGAGAGGGGATTAAACAGAGCTTTAATCAGATGCGCCATACCCCCAATTATTTGGGGGTGGTTGAGCAATCTGTATTGGTCAAGACGCTACAGCAGGCCGACATTTTTATCCTGCCCTCGTTTTATGAAGGGCTGCCGCTGGTGGTTGTGGAGGCGCTGGCCTGTGGGGCCCGGGTTGTGGTGACCGAGTTGCCGGGACTCAGGGACTATCTGGGAGAGCAAGCCACCGAACAGGGACTGGTGAGTTTTGTTCCTCTGCCTGAGATGGATGGGGTCGATACCCCCAAAGCGGATGCTCTTCCCGGATTCGAGTTTGAGCTGGCCCGGGCGATAGAGAAGATGGTCGCTGTGCATCAAGCCAGGGGGCGGCCTGGTGCGGATCAACTTGAGCTTCTGCTCGAAGACAAGAGCTGGCAGGGGTTGTGGCAAAGGATGGAGAGCTACTTTCCTGAAGTTGCCCTCCCCGAGAGAGCGCCTTAA
- a CDS encoding transporter substrate-binding domain-containing protein codes for MRYFRAFWILLVSACFISGSMGVKAHHPKVVDEEHEIYWPYLDSPPLYHYLGKDDLRGFGFDIVRMLGKELKGYHNTFVQTSPDRLFIGIKERLNYCMYGVYKTPEREEFMYFSLPARITPPSALVIRKTDLAKFGQGKPLSLQELLKDQKLRFVYLNGVIYSAYANGLIEDYRNDSNLYPLNYHGSSLRPLEMLLRKRADYTLSTPSMLYEADKQELADKIAYIPRLKDYEYQVGYVVCPKNEWGRQLIDKINHILYLKVSKGQYFEYFKALMPANNQAELKEQYQKLIAEPVVNSRLKAQ; via the coding sequence ATGCGGTATTTTAGAGCGTTTTGGATCCTGCTGGTTTCTGCCTGCTTCATCTCAGGCTCGATGGGGGTTAAGGCTCATCACCCTAAGGTTGTGGATGAGGAGCACGAAATCTACTGGCCCTACCTGGACTCACCCCCTCTGTACCATTACCTGGGAAAGGACGATCTGCGTGGCTTTGGTTTTGATATCGTGCGGATGCTGGGCAAGGAGCTCAAAGGCTATCACAATACATTTGTGCAGACCTCCCCGGATCGCCTGTTTATCGGGATCAAGGAGCGTTTGAATTACTGCATGTACGGGGTGTATAAGACCCCTGAGCGTGAAGAGTTCATGTATTTTTCGCTGCCGGCACGCATTACACCACCTTCGGCTCTGGTGATCCGAAAAACAGATCTTGCAAAGTTTGGCCAGGGAAAACCTCTGTCCCTTCAGGAGTTACTTAAGGATCAAAAGCTGCGTTTTGTCTATTTGAATGGCGTAATCTACTCAGCCTATGCCAATGGGCTGATCGAGGATTATCGCAACGACTCGAACCTGTACCCGCTTAACTATCATGGTTCGAGCCTGCGGCCTCTGGAGATGCTGTTGCGCAAGCGGGCAGATTATACACTCTCCACCCCATCGATGCTGTATGAGGCGGATAAGCAGGAGCTGGCGGATAAGATAGCCTATATCCCGAGGCTTAAAGATTATGAATACCAGGTCGGATACGTGGTGTGCCCTAAAAATGAGTGGGGCAGGCAACTTATCGATAAGATCAACCATATCCTCTATCTGAAAGTTTCCAAAGGGCAGTATTTTGAATACTTCAAAGCCCTGATGCCCGCCAATAATCAGGCTGAGCTGAAAGAACAGTACCAGAAGCTTATCGCCGAGCCGGTTGTGAACAGTAGGCTCAAAGCGCAATAA
- a CDS encoding DUF523 domain-containing protein, with protein MEKILISACLMGDKVRYDGGDKQLSHPLIKQLRQQQRLIPCCPEVAAGLPIPRPPCEISGVGGGSGVLDQQDRIITREHDDYTQAFIQGALMALALCQQYGIRFAILTENSPSCGSGTIYDGSFCGNKVPGSGVTTALLIKHGVRVFNQYQLDQLQQLLSAKDSTTHQG; from the coding sequence ATGGAAAAAATTCTGATCAGCGCCTGCCTTATGGGCGATAAAGTTCGCTATGACGGCGGTGATAAACAGCTGTCGCACCCTCTGATCAAGCAGCTTAGGCAACAACAGCGGCTTATCCCCTGCTGTCCCGAAGTCGCGGCTGGTTTACCCATCCCCCGCCCACCCTGTGAAATTTCGGGTGTTGGTGGAGGCTCAGGGGTACTCGACCAGCAGGACCGGATCATTACCCGGGAGCATGATGATTACACTCAGGCCTTTATCCAGGGCGCCCTTATGGCGCTGGCATTATGCCAGCAGTATGGGATCCGCTTTGCCATTCTCACTGAAAACAGCCCCTCCTGTGGTTCTGGAACCATCTATGACGGATCATTTTGTGGAAACAAAGTACCGGGTTCAGGTGTCACAACTGCATTACTCATAAAACATGGTGTGCGAGTCTTTAATCAATACCAGCTGGATCAACTCCAGCAACTGCTTTCAGCCAAAGACAGCACAACCCATCAAGGATAA
- a CDS encoding NUDIX domain-containing protein has product MDVILTAIILIQDHKVLLGLRQNTESFAELWGLPGGRVEAGESPCAAAFRELEEELGITPETLEGPQVITEADAGRISYIYCCHRWHGEVQNKEPALCRQLSWYPLDALPESMVPFCREGILGSLPRSEPSP; this is encoded by the coding sequence ATGGATGTCATTCTTACCGCGATCATCTTGATCCAGGATCACAAGGTCTTACTGGGCCTGCGCCAAAATACCGAAAGCTTCGCAGAGCTGTGGGGGCTTCCCGGTGGGAGGGTAGAAGCTGGCGAATCTCCCTGTGCAGCAGCATTTCGGGAGCTTGAAGAAGAACTTGGGATCACTCCTGAGACACTCGAAGGCCCCCAGGTAATTACTGAGGCTGATGCAGGGCGTATCAGCTATATCTACTGCTGTCATCGCTGGCACGGTGAAGTGCAAAACAAAGAGCCCGCTCTGTGTCGTCAACTCAGCTGGTACCCTCTCGACGCACTTCCTGAATCTATGGTTCCCTTTTGTCGGGAAGGGATCCTTGGCTCGCTCCCCAGATCTGAGCCCTCTCCCTGA